A genomic segment from Streptomyces antibioticus encodes:
- a CDS encoding CAP domain-containing protein, with amino-acid sequence MSELVPGGNLPLPSGTLTVRVPGPFDVCALVTDDDGRVRGDADFVFYNQPSAPGLRLDGDTLTLDPGRLRAGATRVTVVVGAAEPGTPLGRLPAPVLQVTDARGRPLARFAPARPRQETVLLLAEVYRRGGVWKLRALGQGYAEGLAGLARDFGVDVLEDTAPADTASDPDGFLALVNPARAAAGSPPVAFDARLASAAREHAARMADAGRLGAQDRDGVSLHQRVTAAGYAFLAVGEHLVSGPRTPAEFVSYCLRTDGARRTLRDPAFTHAALAHAPDLRGGIYWTAVWASPFTADGLARTAAEVVALTNRERAAAGLRPLAVDARLTTAAQAHCADMVARRFYSHTSPEGGRPWDRTAAAGSPLRTVGENIACGQRTAAEVVEGWMNSPGHRANILKPAFTHIGVGFAGGGPSGTYWTQLFGA; translated from the coding sequence GTGAGCGAGTTGGTCCCCGGCGGCAATCTGCCCCTGCCGAGCGGCACCCTGACCGTCCGGGTCCCCGGCCCGTTCGACGTGTGCGCGCTCGTCACCGACGACGACGGCAGGGTGCGGGGCGACGCCGACTTCGTGTTCTACAACCAGCCGTCGGCACCGGGCTTGCGGCTGGACGGCGACACGCTCACCCTGGACCCCGGCCGGCTGCGCGCCGGGGCCACCCGGGTCACCGTGGTCGTCGGCGCCGCCGAGCCGGGCACTCCCCTGGGCCGGCTGCCCGCGCCCGTGCTCCAGGTCACCGACGCGCGCGGCCGCCCGCTCGCCCGCTTCGCACCGGCGCGCCCCCGGCAGGAGACGGTCCTGCTGCTCGCGGAGGTCTACCGGCGCGGCGGGGTCTGGAAGCTGCGGGCCCTCGGCCAGGGGTACGCGGAGGGACTGGCGGGCCTCGCCCGGGACTTCGGGGTGGACGTCCTGGAGGACACGGCGCCCGCCGACACGGCATCCGACCCCGACGGCTTCCTCGCCCTCGTCAACCCCGCCCGCGCGGCGGCCGGTTCGCCCCCTGTCGCGTTCGACGCCCGGCTGGCCTCGGCGGCGCGGGAGCACGCGGCGCGGATGGCCGACGCCGGACGGCTCGGCGCGCAGGACCGGGACGGCGTCTCGCTGCACCAGCGCGTCACGGCGGCGGGATACGCCTTCCTGGCCGTGGGCGAGCACCTGGTCTCCGGGCCGCGCACCCCCGCCGAGTTCGTCTCCTACTGTCTTCGCACGGACGGGGCCCGCCGCACCCTGCGCGACCCGGCGTTCACCCACGCCGCCCTGGCGCACGCCCCGGACCTGCGGGGCGGCATCTACTGGACGGCCGTCTGGGCGAGCCCGTTCACGGCCGACGGACTGGCCAGGACCGCGGCCGAGGTGGTCGCGCTCACCAACCGCGAGCGGGCGGCGGCGGGACTGCGTCCGCTCGCGGTCGACGCCCGGCTGACCACCGCCGCCCAGGCGCACTGCGCGGACATGGTGGCCCGCCGCTTCTACTCCCACACCTCGCCCGAGGGCGGCCGGCCCTGGGACCGGACGGCCGCCGCGGGGTCGCCGCTGCGGACCGTCGGGGAGAACATCGCCTGCGGTCAGCGCACCGCCGCCGAGGTGGTGGAGGGCTGGATGAACAGCCCCGGGCACCGCGCGAACATCCTCAAGCCCGCCTTCACCCACATCGGTGTCGGCTTCGCGGGCGGCGGCCCGTCCGGCACGTACTGGACTCAACTCTTCGGCGCCTGA
- a CDS encoding tetratricopeptide repeat protein codes for MYGKAFAPEYQGALTTLSVNSSLTDVLAAGAEQLRAAEEAGEHGEAARSGLAVAEAHRRLGQVREADRAWKASYRAARDAGDLAAMAWALWSGGTLARQRGAFPLARRLLGLAAELGEHGGDIVVRGYSLAGLAETGRIQGDYQAVARLHEQLLAEARRRGEARHTVWALEGIAQIHRNSGSHDTAFALFEEAAEIAAGAEDRRGHAWALRGLADIVSVRDGDTERALALLSEAEETCRAMKLSGALAYNHKMRGNVLYRAGRYPEARALYEQALAEFRAMREPRGEALSRLGLAKSLARLGRDRAETAAELDDLAGVLERIGLRHAREMVSRAQVELGVETPGDTSSGTVGHAAAAGATR; via the coding sequence ATGTACGGCAAGGCTTTCGCCCCGGAGTACCAGGGCGCCCTCACCACCCTGTCCGTGAACTCCTCCCTCACCGACGTCCTGGCCGCCGGCGCCGAGCAGTTGCGCGCCGCCGAGGAGGCCGGGGAGCACGGCGAGGCGGCCCGCTCCGGGCTCGCGGTCGCCGAGGCGCACCGGCGGCTCGGCCAGGTACGGGAGGCGGACCGCGCGTGGAAGGCGAGCTACCGGGCGGCACGGGACGCGGGCGACCTCGCGGCGATGGCGTGGGCGCTGTGGAGCGGCGGCACCCTGGCCCGGCAGCGCGGCGCGTTCCCGCTGGCCCGACGGCTGCTGGGCCTCGCGGCCGAACTCGGCGAGCACGGCGGCGACATCGTCGTACGGGGCTACTCGCTGGCCGGGCTCGCCGAGACCGGGCGGATCCAGGGCGACTACCAGGCGGTCGCGCGTCTGCACGAGCAGCTCCTCGCCGAGGCACGCCGGCGCGGCGAGGCCCGGCACACGGTGTGGGCGCTGGAGGGCATCGCACAGATCCACCGCAACTCCGGTTCCCACGACACCGCGTTCGCGCTCTTCGAGGAGGCGGCGGAGATCGCCGCGGGTGCCGAGGACCGGCGGGGGCACGCGTGGGCGCTGCGCGGTCTGGCGGACATCGTCTCGGTGCGCGACGGGGACACCGAGCGGGCCCTCGCCCTGCTGTCGGAGGCGGAGGAGACCTGCCGCGCGATGAAGCTGTCGGGCGCGCTGGCCTACAACCACAAGATGCGCGGCAACGTCCTCTACCGCGCCGGGCGTTACCCCGAGGCGCGGGCGCTGTACGAGCAGGCGCTCGCCGAGTTCCGCGCCATGCGGGAGCCGCGCGGCGAGGCCCTCTCCCGGCTCGGCCTCGCCAAGTCCCTGGCCCGGCTGGGCCGCGACCGCGCCGAGACGGCCGCCGAACTCGACGATCTGGCCGGGGTGTTGGAGCGGATAGGGCTGCGGCACGCCCGCGAGATGGTGAGCCGGGCCCAGGTGGAACTGGGCGTCGAGACGCCCGGGGACACCTCTTCCGGGACCGTCGGGCACGCCGCGGCCGCCGGGGCCACCCGGTGA
- a CDS encoding polyprenyl synthetase family protein, which produces MTPLDAPVRAAGTTEEAAQGDALRLLTRCRALVRPALAEAVGRLHPWVGEMAAYSFGWCEAGGTPAAGSGGKGLRQALAVLGAEAVGAPARAGVPAAVAVELVHAFSLLHDDIMDGDTTRRGRPTVWKAYGTGPAVLAGDALFALAVETLAVQPPPAGPAAVRLLSGALGDLVRGQADDLLFATRPWAGPRRVSPEAYRAMAEGKTGALLGCSAALGALLAGAPPTAVAALDRAGRRLGVAFQVVDDVLGVWGDPAVTGKPVHADLRERKKTFPVLAALASPTPAAHRLAVLLDRGGDPAEAAALVEEAGGRAAALAEADRLVGAAEEALAGVPLAAGAVRDLRSLVGFAVHREL; this is translated from the coding sequence GTGACCCCGCTCGACGCGCCGGTGCGCGCGGCCGGGACCACCGAGGAGGCGGCACAGGGCGACGCACTCCGACTCCTGACCCGCTGCCGGGCGTTGGTGCGCCCCGCGCTGGCGGAGGCGGTCGGGCGGCTGCATCCGTGGGTCGGGGAGATGGCCGCCTACTCCTTCGGCTGGTGCGAGGCGGGCGGGACGCCCGCCGCCGGTTCCGGCGGCAAGGGGCTGCGGCAGGCGCTCGCGGTGCTCGGCGCGGAGGCCGTCGGGGCGCCCGCGCGGGCCGGGGTGCCGGCCGCGGTCGCGGTGGAACTGGTGCACGCCTTCTCACTGCTGCACGACGACATCATGGACGGCGACACCACCCGGCGCGGCCGCCCCACGGTGTGGAAGGCGTACGGCACGGGACCCGCGGTCCTGGCGGGGGACGCGCTGTTCGCGCTCGCGGTGGAGACCCTCGCCGTCCAGCCGCCGCCCGCGGGCCCCGCCGCCGTACGCCTGCTGTCCGGGGCGCTGGGCGATCTGGTGCGCGGGCAGGCCGACGATCTGCTGTTCGCCACCCGGCCCTGGGCGGGACCGCGGCGGGTGTCCCCGGAGGCGTACCGGGCGATGGCCGAGGGCAAGACCGGTGCGCTGCTGGGCTGTTCGGCGGCGCTGGGCGCCCTGCTGGCGGGTGCGCCACCCACCGCGGTGGCCGCGCTGGACCGGGCGGGCCGACGGCTCGGGGTGGCCTTCCAGGTCGTCGACGACGTGCTGGGCGTCTGGGGCGACCCCGCGGTCACCGGCAAGCCCGTGCACGCCGATCTGCGCGAGCGGAAGAAGACCTTCCCGGTGCTGGCCGCGCTCGCCTCGCCGACCCCGGCGGCGCACCGGCTGGCCGTCCTGCTCGACCGGGGCGGCGATCCGGCCGAGGCGGCGGCGCTGGTCGAGGAGGCCGGGGGCCGGGCGGCGGCGCTCGCCGAGGCGGACCGGCTCGTCGGCGCGGCCGAGGAGGCGCTGGCCGGGGTGCCGCTCGCCGCCGGTGCCGTACGCGACCTGCGGTCCCTGGTCGGGTTCGCCGTACACCGGGAGCTGTGA
- a CDS encoding serine/threonine protein kinase, translating to MTMVKAHVSTHEAVAGRYRLLDVVHRETNRVCWYGEDLETGRPCLVTRIGLPPDLGEDVACRAAERVLHMSATMARLCPGRIAGVVDALAEAGRLWTVTEWIDGLPLGQLLERKGSFGPVRTATVGLQLLDVLEAAHGEGITHGELSPGQVFVRAKGPVVVTGFGLAGATLVPRLAAPAYASPEQARDERIGPAADLWALGAILYSMAEGRPPYRDRDRLEATLKSVDRLPLRTPVRAGALTPALLGLLRKDSRERMTRAALRQSLTRVLDEDPQQPVAPPPRLRRAYTTVRNAGPHWTGRAMAVGTALAVVTVAVAALAVAHQLPGTEETAAEGGAPTAPATAPAPGEDPGDIGDRATPTAGVSPSVSAPATPPKPSPTPSSPSASPSGGGLPAGFRVFRAPEGFSVALPAGWKRLDTATDTDNAYRVTFGASGDPRTLAVTYTERVGPDPVAVWREDVEPGLRKQDGFRRIGAIEATTYQGYKAADMEWVADVDGTPVRTFGRGFLLGGTRGFSLRWTTPSADWDKKANRQALDTFLRTFRPGTGSSA from the coding sequence ATGACCATGGTCAAGGCGCACGTCTCCACGCACGAAGCGGTCGCCGGCAGGTACCGGCTCCTCGATGTGGTCCACCGGGAGACCAATCGCGTCTGCTGGTACGGGGAGGACCTGGAGACGGGCCGCCCGTGCCTGGTCACCCGGATCGGTCTGCCCCCCGACCTCGGCGAGGACGTGGCCTGCCGGGCCGCCGAACGGGTCCTCCACATGTCGGCGACGATGGCCCGGCTCTGCCCCGGCCGGATCGCCGGGGTCGTCGACGCCCTCGCCGAGGCGGGGCGGCTGTGGACCGTCACCGAGTGGATCGACGGACTGCCCCTGGGGCAACTCCTGGAACGGAAGGGCTCGTTCGGCCCGGTCCGGACGGCGACGGTCGGGCTCCAGTTGCTCGACGTCCTGGAGGCGGCGCACGGCGAGGGCATCACCCACGGCGAACTCAGCCCCGGCCAGGTGTTCGTCCGCGCCAAGGGTCCGGTGGTGGTCACCGGGTTCGGGCTGGCCGGCGCCACGCTCGTACCCCGGCTCGCGGCACCGGCGTACGCCTCGCCCGAGCAGGCCAGGGACGAGCGGATCGGTCCGGCGGCGGATCTGTGGGCCCTGGGCGCGATCCTCTACTCGATGGCCGAGGGGCGGCCCCCGTACCGGGACCGGGACCGGCTCGAGGCCACGCTCAAGAGCGTGGACCGGCTGCCGCTGCGCACCCCGGTGCGGGCGGGGGCGCTCACCCCGGCCCTGCTGGGCCTGCTGCGCAAGGACTCCCGGGAGCGGATGACCCGGGCCGCCCTGCGCCAGTCCCTCACCCGGGTGCTGGACGAGGACCCGCAGCAGCCCGTCGCGCCGCCGCCCCGGCTGCGGCGCGCCTACACCACGGTCCGCAACGCCGGCCCGCACTGGACCGGGCGGGCGATGGCCGTCGGGACGGCGCTCGCGGTCGTCACGGTCGCGGTCGCCGCGCTGGCCGTCGCCCACCAGTTGCCGGGCACCGAGGAGACGGCCGCGGAGGGCGGGGCACCGACCGCCCCGGCGACGGCCCCGGCCCCCGGGGAGGACCCGGGCGACATCGGCGACAGAGCCACGCCGACGGCCGGCGTCTCGCCCTCCGTCTCCGCGCCCGCCACTCCGCCGAAGCCGTCCCCGACCCCGTCCTCCCCCTCGGCCTCGCCCTCCGGCGGCGGTCTGCCGGCCGGTTTCCGTGTCTTCCGCGCCCCCGAGGGCTTCTCGGTGGCCCTGCCCGCGGGCTGGAAGCGGCTGGACACGGCGACGGACACGGACAACGCCTACCGCGTCACGTTCGGGGCGTCCGGCGATCCGCGCACGCTCGCGGTGACCTACACCGAGCGGGTGGGGCCGGACCCGGTCGCCGTCTGGCGCGAGGACGTGGAACCGGGGCTGCGGAAGCAGGACGGCTTCCGGCGGATCGGCGCCATCGAGGCCACGACGTACCAGGGGTACAAGGCGGCCGACATGGAGTGGGTCGCCGACGTCGACGGCACCCCGGTCCGCACCTTCGGCCGGGGGTTCCTGCTCGGCGGGACGCGCGGCTTCTCGCTGCGCTGGACGACCCCGTCCGCGGACTGGGACAAGAAGGCCAACCGCCAGGCCCTGGACACCTTCCTGCGCACGTTCCGGCCGGGGACGGGCTCGTCGGCGTGA
- a CDS encoding DUF2238 domain-containing protein, with the protein MSAAGPSADVSTGPSAVVPASRRTLPVLCAGLVIAGLALSAWRPHDPTTWLLETVWVLVGLPVILLTWRRFPLTGLLCVLLAAHALVLALGGHYTYARVPLGDWVRDGFGLDRNPYDRFGHLMQGFVPAILVRELLSRTSPLRGSRWLAPLTVCACLAFSAVFEMFEWAAAVIGGQAADAFLATQGDVWDTQWDMFCALIGATVSVLALGRWHDRQLAALPVPTKP; encoded by the coding sequence ATGTCCGCTGCCGGTCCGTCCGCCGACGTGTCCACCGGTCCGTCCGCCGTCGTGCCCGCGTCCCGCCGGACGCTGCCCGTCCTGTGTGCCGGGCTGGTGATCGCGGGCCTGGCGCTGTCGGCCTGGCGGCCCCACGACCCCACCACCTGGCTGCTGGAGACGGTGTGGGTCCTCGTGGGGCTGCCGGTGATCCTGCTGACCTGGCGGCGGTTCCCGCTCACCGGCCTGCTGTGCGTACTGCTCGCCGCGCACGCGCTGGTGCTGGCGCTCGGCGGCCACTACACGTACGCGCGCGTGCCGCTCGGCGACTGGGTGCGCGACGGGTTCGGCCTCGACCGCAATCCGTACGACCGGTTCGGCCACCTGATGCAGGGGTTCGTACCGGCGATCCTGGTGCGGGAGCTGCTCAGCCGTACGTCCCCGCTGCGCGGCAGCCGCTGGCTGGCGCCGCTGACGGTGTGCGCGTGCCTCGCGTTCAGCGCGGTGTTCGAGATGTTCGAGTGGGCGGCGGCGGTGATCGGCGGCCAGGCGGCCGACGCCTTCCTCGCCACCCAGGGCGATGTGTGGGACACCCAGTGGGACATGTTCTGCGCGCTGATCGGCGCGACGGTGTCCGTACTGGCCCTCGGGCGGTGGCACGACCGGCAGTTGGCGGCCCTGCCGGTCCCGACCAAGCCGTAG
- a CDS encoding DUF6328 family protein → MEQESRRTGRDETEDERADRMWGDLIQEVRVAQTGVQILFGFLLTVVFTPRFTTLSDTDEAIYIVTVVLGSAATGALIGPVALHRLVSGRRMKPQAVAWASRLTFVGLVLLLATMTAALLLVLRVATHDDYVPWLVTGVVLWYVLCWFVLPLWTRYRYTTR, encoded by the coding sequence ATGGAGCAGGAGAGCCGAAGAACAGGCCGGGACGAGACCGAGGACGAGCGCGCCGACCGGATGTGGGGCGACCTCATCCAGGAGGTCCGCGTCGCCCAGACCGGCGTACAGATCCTCTTCGGCTTTCTGCTGACGGTCGTGTTCACCCCGCGGTTCACCACCCTGAGCGACACCGACGAGGCGATCTACATCGTCACGGTCGTCCTGGGGTCCGCCGCCACCGGCGCGCTGATCGGGCCGGTGGCGCTGCACCGCCTGGTGTCGGGTCGGCGGATGAAACCGCAGGCGGTGGCGTGGGCCTCCCGGCTGACCTTCGTCGGCCTGGTGCTGCTCCTCGCCACCATGACGGCGGCCCTGCTGCTCGTCCTGCGCGTCGCGACCCATGACGACTACGTGCCCTGGCTCGTCACGGGCGTGGTCCTCTGGTACGTGCTGTGCTGGTTCGTACTGCCCCTGTGGACGCGCTACCGCTACACGACGCGGTGA
- a CDS encoding aldo/keto reductase, which produces MDEREFSRSGQHASVVGLGTWQLGADWGDVDDKEALAVLEAAAESGVTFFDTADVYGDGRSEQTIAAFLAGRPDLHVLVATKMGRRVEQIPENYVLDNFRAWNDRSRRNLGVDRIDLVQLHCPPTPVYSRDEVYDALDTLVEEQRIAHYGVSVETCAEALTAIARPGVASVQIILNPFRMKPLYEVLPAAREAGVGIIARVPLASGLLSGKYTKDTVFPENDHRTYNRHGESFDQGETFSGVDYATGVEAAVEFAALAPEGYTPAQLALRWIVQQPGVTTVIPGARSPEQARANAAAAKLLPLSEETLAAVRDLYERRIKERVEDRW; this is translated from the coding sequence ATGGACGAGCGCGAATTCTCCCGGTCAGGTCAGCACGCATCCGTCGTCGGTCTCGGCACCTGGCAACTGGGCGCCGACTGGGGCGACGTCGACGACAAGGAGGCCCTCGCCGTCCTGGAGGCGGCCGCCGAGTCGGGCGTCACCTTCTTCGACACCGCCGACGTCTACGGCGACGGACGCAGCGAGCAGACCATCGCCGCCTTCCTCGCGGGCCGGCCCGATCTGCACGTCCTGGTCGCCACCAAGATGGGCCGCCGCGTCGAGCAGATCCCCGAGAACTACGTCCTCGACAACTTCCGCGCCTGGAACGACCGCTCCCGCCGCAACCTCGGCGTCGACCGGATCGACCTGGTGCAGCTCCACTGCCCGCCCACCCCCGTCTACTCCCGCGACGAGGTGTACGACGCCCTCGACACGCTCGTCGAGGAACAGCGCATCGCCCACTACGGCGTGAGCGTCGAGACCTGCGCCGAGGCCCTCACCGCGATCGCCCGCCCCGGGGTCGCCAGCGTGCAGATCATCCTCAACCCGTTCCGGATGAAGCCCCTGTACGAGGTGCTCCCGGCGGCCCGGGAGGCCGGCGTCGGCATCATCGCCCGCGTCCCGCTCGCCTCCGGTCTGCTCTCGGGCAAGTACACCAAGGACACCGTCTTCCCGGAGAACGACCACCGCACCTACAACCGGCACGGCGAGTCCTTCGACCAGGGCGAGACCTTCTCCGGCGTCGACTACGCCACCGGTGTCGAGGCCGCCGTCGAGTTCGCCGCCCTCGCCCCCGAGGGGTACACCCCGGCCCAGCTCGCGCTGCGCTGGATCGTGCAGCAGCCCGGGGTGACCACCGTGATCCCGGGCGCCCGCTCGCCCGAGCAGGCCCGCGCCAACGCGGCCGCCGCCAAGCTGCTGCCGCTGTCCGAGGAGACCCTCGCGGCGGTCCGCGACCTCTATGAGCGGCGGATCAAGGAGCGGGTCGAGGACCGCTGGTAG
- a CDS encoding TetR/AcrR family transcriptional regulator: protein MNPVSIPPPPGASPAPGRRDAEATKAAILRAARYFLARHAHADITLKAVAERAGVSAPLVLKYFGNKDALFARVMSFEEDAETFLDAPLEDLGRHMVRQILTGQRERGADPVLRIAFAPLHGDHGDVLRANFRAQVLDRLAARLPGPDAAVRAELALATALGLSMMLGIARGPELRSLPVEDVVDRYGPTVQAHLTGPARPAGT, encoded by the coding sequence ATGAACCCCGTGAGCATCCCACCCCCACCCGGCGCTTCCCCCGCACCCGGCCGCCGTGACGCCGAGGCCACCAAGGCCGCCATCCTGCGCGCCGCCCGCTACTTCCTCGCCCGCCACGCCCACGCCGACATCACCCTCAAGGCGGTGGCGGAGCGCGCCGGAGTGAGCGCGCCCCTGGTGCTGAAGTACTTCGGCAACAAGGACGCCCTGTTCGCCCGCGTGATGTCCTTCGAGGAGGACGCGGAGACGTTCCTCGACGCACCCCTGGAGGACCTGGGCCGGCACATGGTCCGCCAGATCCTCACCGGCCAGCGCGAGCGCGGCGCCGACCCCGTGCTGCGGATCGCCTTCGCCCCCCTGCACGGCGACCACGGCGACGTCCTGCGCGCCAACTTCCGCGCCCAGGTCCTCGACCGCCTCGCCGCCCGGCTGCCCGGCCCCGACGCGGCCGTCCGCGCCGAACTCGCCCTGGCCACCGCCCTCGGCCTCAGCATGATGCTGGGCATCGCGCGCGGCCCGGAACTGCGCTCCCTGCCCGTTGAGGACGTCGTCGACCGCTACGGCCCCACGGTCCAGGCCCATCTGACCGGGCCCGCCCGACCGGCCGGGACCTGA
- a CDS encoding MFS transporter — protein sequence MASPAPISAPDRGTTGLRARLTVPALAYCGILMAVMQTVVVPLLPDLPRLTGASPAAVSWMVTAALLSGAVLTPVLGRAGDMYGKRRVLLLSFALMTAGSVICASTSQIGVLIAARTLQGAAVSVVPLSISILRDELPAERRGSAVALMSSTVGIGAALGLPAAAVVIQYADWHTMFWVTAVLGATGVALVRWAVPESPVREPGRFDVTGALGLAAGLICLLLAVSQGGQWGWGSAPIVGLLLAAVLVLALWWWQQLRAERPLVDLRLVSRPRVGLAHVAALLTGFAFYANSLVTAQLVQAPKATGYGLGLSIVQTGLCLLPGGVTMLLFSPLSARISAARGPRITLALGAAVIAVGYVVRIADSRSLWMIIVGAAVVATGTTLAYSALPALVLRAVPAGQTASANGVNVLMRTIGQAVSSAAVAAVLVHHTVPVAGLPVPTLHGYLVAFAVAAAVALAACAVALTIPGDPAPGTASGAASETALDAPARAEGGPRTVKGEAMEGA from the coding sequence ATGGCGTCGCCCGCTCCGATATCCGCCCCGGACCGGGGCACCACCGGCCTGCGGGCCCGGCTCACCGTCCCGGCCCTGGCCTACTGCGGCATCCTCATGGCCGTCATGCAGACGGTCGTCGTGCCGCTCCTGCCCGACCTGCCCCGGCTCACCGGCGCCTCCCCGGCCGCCGTCTCCTGGATGGTCACCGCCGCCCTGCTCTCCGGCGCCGTCCTCACCCCCGTCCTCGGCCGCGCCGGCGACATGTACGGCAAGCGCCGCGTCCTGCTGCTCTCGTTCGCCCTGATGACCGCCGGCTCGGTGATCTGCGCCTCGACCTCCCAGATCGGCGTGCTCATCGCCGCCCGCACGCTCCAGGGCGCCGCCGTCTCCGTCGTCCCGCTCTCCATCAGCATCCTGCGCGACGAACTCCCCGCGGAACGCCGGGGTTCGGCGGTCGCGCTGATGAGTTCCACCGTCGGCATCGGCGCCGCGCTCGGGCTCCCGGCGGCGGCCGTCGTCATCCAGTACGCGGACTGGCACACCATGTTCTGGGTGACCGCCGTCCTCGGCGCCACCGGGGTCGCGCTGGTCCGGTGGGCGGTGCCGGAGTCGCCCGTGCGCGAGCCCGGCCGGTTCGACGTGACCGGCGCGCTGGGCCTGGCCGCCGGGCTGATCTGCCTGCTCCTCGCCGTGTCCCAGGGCGGCCAGTGGGGCTGGGGGAGCGCCCCGATCGTGGGCCTGCTCCTGGCCGCCGTCCTCGTGCTGGCCCTGTGGTGGTGGCAGCAACTGCGCGCCGAACGGCCCCTGGTGGACCTGCGGCTGGTGTCCCGGCCGCGCGTCGGCCTCGCCCATGTGGCCGCCCTGCTGACCGGCTTCGCGTTCTACGCCAACTCGCTGGTCACCGCGCAGCTCGTGCAGGCGCCGAAGGCCACCGGCTACGGGCTCGGGCTGTCCATCGTGCAGACCGGCCTGTGCCTGCTGCCCGGCGGTGTCACCATGCTGCTGTTCTCCCCGCTCTCCGCCCGGATCTCGGCGGCCCGGGGCCCCAGGATCACTCTCGCCCTGGGCGCCGCCGTCATCGCCGTCGGGTACGTGGTGCGCATCGCCGACAGCCGCTCGCTGTGGATGATCATCGTGGGCGCCGCGGTCGTGGCCACCGGCACCACCCTCGCCTACTCGGCGCTGCCCGCGCTCGTCCTGCGCGCCGTCCCGGCCGGCCAGACCGCCTCCGCGAACGGCGTCAACGTCCTGATGCGCACCATCGGCCAGGCCGTCTCCAGCGCCGCCGTCGCGGCGGTCCTGGTGCACCACACCGTCCCGGTGGCCGGCCTCCCGGTGCCGACCCTGCACGGCTATCTGGTGGCCTTCGCCGTCGCGGCCGCCGTCGCCCTCGCCGCCTGCGCCGTGGCGCTCACCATCCCCGGCGACCCGGCACCCGGCACGGCGTCCGGGGCCGCGTCCGAGACGGCGCTCGACGCCCCGGCACGCGCCGAGGGCGGCCCCCGGACGGTCAAGGGCGAGGCGATGGAGGGAGCATGA
- a CDS encoding FAD-dependent monooxygenase — MKVACVGGGPAGLYLSILLKLQDPSHDVTVHERDPEGSTYGWGVTYWQGLLDRLHAYDPESARAVAEHSVRWNQGVAHVRDLATRQPGDEGHGIGRHKFLEILAERARTLGVRLEFEHEITPDALPDADLVVAGDGVHSALRTRRADRFGAELRPGRNSYVWLGTTKVFDSFTFAFVETEHGWVWCYGYPFSTERSTCVIECAPGTRDGLGLGEGNEADALARLEKLFAHILDGHPLIGRAPAGGPAQWLTFRTLTNRAWYDGNLVLLGDAAHTTHYSIGAGTTLALEDAMALADALRESADLPQALARYQRERQSALLSPQSAARYSAQWYENLTRYIDLPPDHMFALLGQRHSPLLPYVPPQLYYRLDQAAGRLEALRRLKRWLGPKIARSAHTRVLTTRKDR, encoded by the coding sequence GTGAAGGTCGCCTGTGTCGGCGGCGGGCCCGCCGGCCTGTATCTCTCGATCCTGCTCAAGCTTCAGGACCCGTCCCACGACGTCACCGTCCACGAACGCGACCCGGAGGGCTCGACCTACGGCTGGGGCGTCACCTACTGGCAGGGACTCCTCGACCGGCTCCACGCCTACGACCCCGAATCGGCCCGCGCCGTCGCCGAGCACTCCGTCCGCTGGAACCAAGGCGTCGCCCACGTACGGGACCTGGCGACCCGTCAGCCCGGTGACGAGGGGCACGGCATCGGCCGTCACAAGTTCCTGGAGATCCTCGCCGAGCGCGCCCGGACCCTCGGCGTACGGCTGGAGTTCGAGCACGAGATCACCCCCGACGCCCTGCCGGACGCCGACCTGGTCGTGGCCGGCGACGGAGTCCACAGCGCCCTGCGCACCCGGCGCGCCGACCGCTTCGGCGCCGAACTCCGGCCGGGCCGCAACTCCTACGTCTGGCTCGGCACCACCAAGGTCTTCGACTCCTTCACCTTCGCCTTCGTGGAGACCGAGCACGGCTGGGTGTGGTGCTACGGATACCCCTTCAGCACCGAGCGCAGCACCTGTGTCATCGAGTGCGCCCCCGGCACCCGCGACGGACTCGGCCTCGGCGAGGGGAACGAGGCCGACGCGCTGGCCCGGCTGGAGAAGCTCTTCGCGCACATCCTCGACGGGCACCCGCTCATCGGCCGCGCCCCGGCCGGCGGCCCCGCCCAGTGGCTGACCTTCCGCACCCTGACCAACCGGGCCTGGTACGACGGCAACCTCGTCCTGCTCGGCGACGCCGCCCACACCACCCACTACTCCATCGGCGCCGGCACCACCCTCGCCCTGGAGGACGCCATGGCCCTCGCCGACGCGCTGCGGGAGAGCGCCGACCTGCCGCAGGCACTCGCCCGCTACCAGCGCGAACGCCAGTCGGCCCTGCTGTCCCCGCAGAGCGCGGCCCGCTACAGCGCCCAGTGGTACGAGAACCTCACCCGCTACATCGACCTCCCGCCGGACCACATGTTCGCCCTGCTGGGCCAGCGCCACTCACCCCTGCTGCCCTACGTCCCGCCGCAGCTCTACTACCGGCTCGACCAGGCCGCCGGCCGCCTTGAGGCACTGCGCCGCCTGAAGCGCTGGCTGGGCCCGAAGATCGCCCGGAGCGCCCACACGCGCGTGCTGACCACCCGCAAGGACAGGTGA